In a single window of the Nicotiana tomentosiformis chromosome 8, ASM39032v3, whole genome shotgun sequence genome:
- the LOC138897227 gene encoding uncharacterized protein codes for MDLAREKGIMLEDEKASANQVSITFGPFGPDELCSFKESKDESYWRTTRLKSISLMMMKNPVKHLKKAKVEVHHPQKPRHPVTLEEFLTNWFCTKIPHDGSEAFCCHAGKGKEKSDELPLAPSSEKLIESIPQEVNSCKENVMFTNDDLLLVDTPHNRLLYLVGYMRDERVNRILVDGGSSVNILLIRTVKKLGIPMNELSKSRVMIQGFNQGWQRAIGTIRLGITVEDMQLSAWLHMINANTSYNVLLRRPWIHENKGKVKKKIVSDDEPFTEAESHFPDAKFYLKNRIVKELKADDVMNDKNDESTTKRAEVDPNSNKSHGGNIVSYGKKVTYALRYVPKKNKEEGESAKLQTNMLRELTLLIKRIEAVKLPYMLLAGFVSQNHLQNVALPTKRTNKGFDPNAYTGYLQMLDIIPMNRQNKGSSRQKLLRGNHIKVWDTSNLRQPSIFDRLGKSTVRTSIFERLGPLKKGNKFQRNYQIIITSASPRIQKISKDFQSLVPSRMSQQTKLVVSCKEVLKVKPYIVVYCKERDEDEKSVGSSYHVTAQGENGVPSLMEDNEKLEDVLPCYHISFNDGNPQEDEDAKDALPELEEGMKNQRPTYLSALLAINEESTYIELLKKFKDVFAWSYKEMPGLDPKVAIHHLAIKNGTRLVKYEAMSFMDGSSSYNEIRMAPKDKELTAFLTPKGIYYYKVMPFGLKNVGATYQRDMQNKFYDLLDKNVECYVDDLVVKSRKRSDHLKDLRMVFEFLWRYQARMNPLKCSFGVTSGKSLGFIIQHRGIEIDQAKVDAILKMPEHRDIHELKSLQRNLAYLRRFISNLYGRCQPFSRLMKKGVPFKWDHACSNVFESIKT; via the exons atggacttggctcgtGAAAAAGGAATcatgcttgaagatgagaaagcaagcgcaaaccaagtctctatcacctttggTCCATTCGGTCCAGATGAATTATGTAGTTTcaaagaaagtaaagatgaaagTTACTGGAGAACAACAAGATTGAAGTCGATCAgcctgatgatgatgaag AATCCAGTTAAGCAtttaaagaaagcaaaagtggaggtgcaccaccctcaaaagccacgacatccagtgaccttggaAGAGTTCTTGACAAATTGGTTCTGCACGAAGATTCCCCATGATGGTAGTGAGGCCTTTTGTTGTCATGCTggaaaagggaaagaaaagagtgatgaaCTACCATTGGCACCATCTTCAGAAAAGCTCATTGAGTCcattcctcaagaagttaatTCTTGTAAGGAAAACGTTATgttcacaaatgacgatcttctACTAGTTGACACTCCTCATAACCGCCTGTTGTACCTAGTTGGCTATATgcgtgatgaaagggtaaatcgaattttggttgatggaggatcctcagtgaacatcttGCTAATTCGCACTGTGAAAaaacttggtattcccatgaacgaactctcgaaaagtcgtgtgatgattcaaggattcaaccaagggtGGCAAAGAGCCATAGGTACAATCAGGTTGGGAATCACCGTTGAAGATATGCAATTAAGTGCATGGCTGCATATGATCAATGCAAATacttcatacaacgtcttgcttagaaggccttggatacatgagaataaa GGTAAAGTCAAGAAAAAGATAGTTTCTGATGACGAGCCATTCACtgaggctgagtcacacttccccgatgcaaagttctacttgaagaaccgtattgtgaaggagctaaaagctgatgatgTCATGAATGACAAGAATGACGAGTCCACGACTAAGAGAGCTGAGGTGGACCCTAACTCAAATAAATCGCATGGAGGGAACATTGTgtcttatggcaagaaagtaactTATGCACTCCGCTATGTCCCTAAAAAGAATAAAGAGGAAGGAGAATCAGCCAAACTCCAAACTAATATGCTAAGGGAGTTAACTCTTCTGATCAaacgaattgaggcagtaaagttgcCCTATATGCTACTTGCAGGGTTTGTGTCCCAAAACCAtttgcagaatgtggcactccctacGAAGCGTACAAATAAAGGCTTTGATCCTAATGCTTACACAGGCTATTTGCAAAtgctggatataatcccaatgaACCGTCAAAATAAGGGAAGTTCACGTCAGAAGCTGCTACGAGGCAACCACATtaaggtttgggatacaagcaaccTTCGCCA GCCTTCtatctttgatcgacttggaaaatcaactgtgaggacttccatatttgagagattgggtccattaaagaaggggaacaagttccagagaaattatcAAATCATAATAACATCCGCTTCGCCCAGAATCcagaagatctctaaggatttccaaagtttggttccttctagaatgagtcaacaaacaaaacttGTGGTTTCATGTAAAGAAGTACTGAAGGTAAAGCCATATATTGTGGTCTACTGTAAGGAACGTGACGAAGACGAAaaaagtgtgggttcttcgtatcatgttactgcACAAGGCGAGAATGGTGTTCCATCTCTAATGGAGGATAATGAGAAATTGGAGGATGTTTTACCGTGTTACCACATATCTTTCAATGATGGAAACCCTCAAGAAGATGAGGATGCGAAAGATGCTCTCCCtgaacttgaagaaggg ATGAAGAACCAAAGGCCCACttacctaagtgctttactagcaatcaatgaagaaagcacttatatcGAGTTACTCAAGAAGTTCAaggatgtctttgcttggagttacaaagagatGCCTGGCTTGGATCCTAAAGTAGCAATTCATCACCTTGCAATCAAGAATGGCACTCGTCTTGTTAA GTACGAGGCAATGTCATTCATGGATGGTTCATCAAGCTATAACGAAATTCGCATGGCACCAAAAGATaaagagcttactgcattcctCACCCCAAAGGGTATTTATTactacaaggtaatgccttttggatTGAAAAATGTtggtgctacttaccaaagggATATGCAGAATAAGTTTTATGACCTTCTCGATAAGAATGTTGAATGTtatgttgacgacttggtggtaaaatcgaGAAAGAGGAgtgaccacttgaaagacttgagaatggtatTTGAGTTTCTTTGGAGGTACCAAgctaggatgaatccattgaaatgctcctttggagttacttctggaaagtcCCTTGGTTTCATTATTCAACATCGAGGGatcgaaattgatcaagccaaagtggaTGCTATTTTGAAAATGCCCGAGCATCGcgatattcatgaattgaaaagtctgcaaAGAAATCTAgcataccttaggagattcatctcaaacctatatgggaggtgccaaccattcagtcgTCTCATGAAGAAAGGCGTTCCTTTCAAGTGGGACCATGCTTGTAGCAATGTCTTTGAAAGTATCAAAACTTAA